Proteins encoded within one genomic window of Actinomycetota bacterium:
- the ccsA gene encoding cytochrome c biogenesis protein CcsA, which translates to MSIETEVILMWAGVTFYALSSIVFSAALFFKRDVLWSAGLWLGAAGLLPHLAAIVGRWIRIDRGPYLGFYEVVSSYAIIAVALFVFLAFRRRNMVGLGIVLMPLAFIMLGISMFTSKEELALSGPLASWWLSIHVIFAKIGYGAFLVSFAFSMIYLFRHKATGLLSAALEKMPQQEILDDLQFRFAGLGFIFYGIMIVSGAIWANEAWGRYWAWDPIETWSLIAWVVYALFLHARLTLGWSGTKLAWFSVVALPVVSFSLMGVPLVYDSIHGAYLLGY; encoded by the coding sequence ATGAGCATCGAAACCGAAGTCATTTTGATGTGGGCGGGGGTGACGTTTTACGCGTTGTCCTCGATTGTGTTCTCGGCGGCACTGTTTTTCAAGCGTGACGTGCTGTGGTCTGCAGGGCTCTGGCTGGGCGCAGCGGGACTTCTTCCTCACCTGGCAGCGATCGTCGGAAGGTGGATCCGCATTGACAGGGGTCCCTACCTTGGCTTTTACGAGGTAGTGTCCAGCTACGCGATCATCGCGGTCGCACTATTTGTGTTCCTTGCGTTCCGGCGTCGGAATATGGTCGGGCTTGGCATCGTATTGATGCCCCTCGCTTTTATCATGCTCGGTATCTCGATGTTCACGTCCAAAGAGGAGCTTGCCCTGTCGGGGCCGTTGGCCAGTTGGTGGCTGAGCATCCACGTCATTTTTGCGAAAATCGGGTATGGGGCTTTTCTTGTATCCTTTGCCTTTTCCATGATCTATCTGTTTCGGCATAAGGCAACGGGGTTATTGTCGGCGGCGCTTGAAAAGATGCCGCAACAGGAGATCCTGGATGATCTGCAGTTTAGATTCGCGGGTCTCGGATTTATCTTTTACGGCATCATGATAGTGTCTGGCGCGATTTGGGCAAACGAGGCATGGGGCAGATACTGGGCATGGGATCCAATCGAGACCTGGTCGCTTATTGCATGGGTGGTCTATGCACTTTTCCTGCATGCGCGGCTTACCTTGGGCTGGAGCGGCACTAAGCTGGCCTGGTTCTCGGTCGTTGCACTTCCGGTGGTTTCGTTCTCCCTCATGGGGGTTCCGCTCGTATACGACTCGATCCACGGTGCATATTTGCTCGGTTACTAA